TTCGAGATCCAAATTgcaatttttacaatttttctAAGACACTAATTACTACATTCCTGTTTTCActatattgaaaataaatattataaatagtctgcaattaaagggatagttcacccaaaaatgaaaattatattttgtcATCCTcatctaaacctgtatgaatttattttctgatgaacgaaaaaaaaaagatatttagatacattttggtaagcACACTAGCTGATGgtatccattgacttccatagtaggaaaaacaaatatgatggaattcaatgggtaccatgaACTGTGTGATGATCACCATCATTTTTggaaatatcttcttcatcatttattaaaataaatccataatatttatttttcctactatggaagtctgatgaacacaaaagaagatattaaGAAAAATGACAGCAAACAGCTGATGgtatccattgacttccatagtaggaaaaacaaatacgatggaattcaatgggtaccatgaACTGTGTGATGatcaccatcatttatcaaatatcttcttcataatttattcaaataaatccataatatttgtttttcctaataTGGAAGTCAACAAACAAatcagctgtgtgtttaccatcatttatcaaaatatcttttttatgttcatcataaaaaaaatcatacatgtttaaaacaacatgaggatgagtaaatgatagaattttcatatttgtgtgAACTACTCCGTTtaagtttttcattttttaaataaattaacctATAAAAAGATTTTATGCATTATTTTAATGGGAATTGCCAGGTAATAGATGAATTGTTAagaaattataataattttaatggTACTGAAATAGGATCTACTGgctttacaaataaatacaactgcttatTTCCTATTATATGCTTTTAGCAACACGATAATAAACATTGTTCTCCAGATCACAACAAACAATTCTGCACCACTGTCAAAGTACCAACAGGGCCACATATTGACATCTGTATGTCATCTAAAACTGAATAGGTTCACAACAGAGACCAAACACACTGGACATGTAAACAAACTATAATCCATCCAACATCAATTGAGAACCTCAAATCAAAATCagactgaaatatttttttagacaGCTAGCAACTACACAAAACCAGATTTTTACAGGAACCCAAGACTTCATACGTGTGCTGTCTGGACTGGATTATCCTCATCTACAGCTGGGTTATTAACAGTGCTTTAAAAGCCACTATTAGATTCAAGTCTGGAGTGTTTAGTCCCGGGATCCACCTTAATTGTGGCTTCGTGCACTTAACCCTTAAAATTGAAACAGTTCGCAGTTCGGTATGTAGATGTATATCGTGTTATCTGCTCCACATAAAGGGGTGGGGATAAGACATTAAGCATCCTCGTGATCACCATTAACATTTGAATAATAGTACAACTAGAGCCACCCGTCTGGTACAGACGATTCACTACCCTACGCTAAATATCCACCAAGTAAGCCAGATTTGCACTATGCTAGCTAATCATGAGATTCAAAGGTGGTTATCTCTCATAGACGCGCGAGCGCACGCACTCAAGAACACGAACCGTGTGTGTCTCTCAATCAGGGCCTGGCCTGGTTCAACCGTGTGTGtatcggtgtgtgtgtgtgtccagtTATTACAATGCTTTGTAACACACATGCATGAAGCGCGTCTTCTCACCTTCTTGATGTTGTAGATGCGCGTGAGCATCCCGATGCCACGGTCGTTTAGGATCGTCAGTTTCTCCGCCAGCTTCTGCTGGCTCGGCTGCAGCGCGCCGCGAGACATGGCTCAAACGACCGTTAAAACGAACTAATTCACAACCGAACGGGTTCCCCGAGTAGTGTTAAAGGGTAAAGTGGCGAAACGCGTTGGTTTTAGTGTTAAAATGGTCCCATATTACGGGCTTCGGGCACGTCGTCGGGGATGTTTTTTCTAGGTGTTGCCCTGACGGCCAGAACGAGGCTGCTTCCGGCAACGACGTCACTGCATCATGTGACCGGAGCCCTCCGCAGGACCGCGCCCCCTCGTGCTGCTGCggagtgtttttttatttgtttaattaattttgaaataattatattattatcatttattatctactaattattttattattgtgaTTTAATTAAAGACAAACGTAGACGTGTCCGTGTGTCTGATGAAGAGTTTCGAGGCGTTTAAACCAGGTAAGTGATgtcttttatgtgttttttattttatttatttacgttattcaataaagaaataaaactaGGAAGAAAAAAAGCCAATGTACTGCCAAACAGGTAACTTAAAAGACTCCacattacaatattttattgcaGTCACATAATAAGTTATAAGTAAACAAGACACGCGTGGCTTATCAAAATATCGAGCAATTTTTTAAAcgaaaaatataacaaatataaaacagtataaaataaaaaaaactgttgaaGAACTGATATGAGATCAAAATACTAAATATTTACTAAATAATATAGAGATCAAGTGTGTTTTGCTTTACTATTTTTTCAAAGTTAGTTActcaatatatttaatttttatcttaaataaaAGAAATGGTAGGTATTGAAATTACAGGTACAAATCCGTGTTAAACAACGTCACTTTTGAACGTAATTCACACATGCAGTTACATTTCCGTTCCTGTGGGTGGCGGTGTTCTTCTGATTTTCCCAGGTAATTATTCTGCGGTGCGCTAATGAATCTTCTCAACTTTCAAGTATCAAGGTCAGATACTTGTAGATGAGCATTACTGGTGAGGCAACAAGCTATCTGACCAgagaaacaaaaaacaaaaaaatcagagCCTTTACATTTCTGCGTTGGACATCCCTTCCGCCAATGTAATGCAGTCTCTTGCACaagaaataaaatcattttCCAAAAATAATTTGCGCAAACAATGCACCAGAGTGACGACTTTGAGCGGCAGGCGGATTATTGAAACATGGAAAGGATCAATTGTACAGGTGGTTGAGGATACAGTTCAGCCTGCAACAGCATGCGGATATGTTCCAGATAATAGCTGGGATCTTCAGGTTGGATATATTAAACCGTATCTGTTATTTGGTGAGTAGGATCTTTTcccaaaaatattaaagcaaTGTTGTTGAGCTCCATAAAATGACACAACATGTACATAACTGTAGGCtacataataattatgtaaataaaattgtaaaattgTATGATACCATTCATGCATAATTGTAATAAATTTACGTAATACAGTATAATGCATATGTATTTAAGACCCTCTAGAGTAAAATTTGACTTTAAAAACATACATTCACTTTGTGCAATATATTTTGTGCAAGTATAtggaaataaatgtacaatttatTTCACAGGTTCACAAGATGCTGCTCATGACTTTGGTACTTTGATGAAATTTAAGGTAATGCACATCTTaactgtttattttatcacaccaaattgttttatttcatcACCAAAGTGTATTAATATAACTTTTAAGCTTTTTGTTGGTTTCAGGTCACACATATATTAAATGTTGCATATGGTGTGGAAAATGCCTTTCCGGATATGTTCATCTATAAGACACTGAGCATACTGGATCTACCTGACACTGATATCATATCGTATATCCAGGAGTGTGCACAGTTTATAGACCAGGCTAAAGCTGAGGTACACtttatattttgtttcattGTGTATTACTTTCATTAAATTTCTTGTTTGCACACAAATGTTTGCATTTCGCATAACGGAGCATGAAGGTTGTACACTTCACACCTGTCTGTCAGCATTATAGAAGGATAATTCATTCAACCAATGTAATTTCCTGAGTGTTGGATCTGTGCAGTCACCCGATGGTTAACAGTCTTAATCTAGGTAACCATGCAGTGTGCTGAATAATGCATGCTGAGTTTTCGCAATGCATTATTTAGCAAGTTGTAGAAAGATCATATCACTAACAGGCCATTGTTTGTCATACAACCTCTTTACTAAATAGTGTCGCCAGTCACCCTTAACGTGACACTGACTCATGATTCAAATTCACTAAGGTTTAAGATTACAGTGGCTATACGGGAAATAAGTTTCCATTGCTTTGTAAAAAGAACATACCGCCTCCTGTCACCTAATTTCCTATACGCAAAATAACAATAGCTTTGTTAATGAAATAATGGTCTTCCCGACCATTATACCTCTTGTGGAAAGTGGTTCTCTCATCCGTAACCTGCGATTTTGTAATTTCGTGCTATTAGCATAAGAACAATTACATGCATCATAATTATGTAATGATGTGAAATGAAATGCCTCCATATAAGGGGAAGTAACTTCTGTTTACAGTTTATGATCCAATGATTCAACGCTTGGTTTTTCTCTCCCCAGAAAGGAGTTGTGCTGGTCCACTGCAATTCAGGAGTTTCACGTTCTGTGTCAGTTGTCATTGGATATCTGATGTTAAGGGAAAAGCAGGCATTTGGTGATGCGCTTGCTCTGGTGAAGTCAGCTCGCTCGGCCTCATGTCCAAACCCAGGTTTCATGGAACAGCTGAAAAACTTCAGACCACAAGGCGCTACACAAGCGAATGGTTTGAAACATGATTGAACATAAGTCTATTGCTCAATGTTAAATCCACCGGTTCTTCCATGGCAGTCTTATGTATGACTTTGAAATGTTCTTCAGGCAGTACTAGATCAGGGTTGGGTAAAATTCATAATTTAGGAGTCATCCCCTTTCAATTCATAAGTTGGAATTGAATTAACCACGCCACACAATGACATC
The genomic region above belongs to Paramisgurnus dabryanus chromosome 15, PD_genome_1.1, whole genome shotgun sequence and contains:
- the dusp19a gene encoding dual specificity protein phosphatase 19; protein product: MQSLAQEIKSFSKNNLRKQCTRVTTLSGRRIIETWKGSIVQVVEDTVQPATACGYVPDNSWDLQVGYIKPYLLFGSQDAAHDFGTLMKFKVTHILNVAYGVENAFPDMFIYKTLSILDLPDTDIISYIQECAQFIDQAKAEKGVVLVHCNSGVSRSVSVVIGYLMLREKQAFGDALALVKSARSASCPNPGFMEQLKNFRPQGATQANGLKHD